AGACTTATCTCTTTATAGCCAGCTCCTGTATGTTAACTCCCATTAATTTGGTCTTCATACAAAtgctaacatttttaaaagtcacatCTCACAATAAACACATAGCATATCTCAAGTTTGGTGTAATTTATTTGTGAGTTACTCTCAAGCAAtgttacaaaacattttaatgtcctgataagaaaataaaatttaaataaaaatacattcaacAATACATAATCATAATACAAGTTAAAAGTAATGATAATTTACAATCCTAACAGAACTAAGTACTGAGTAACATCATCTTTCTAGACTAATCAAAATGAAGGCAACTTTTATTATTAATCATCCTACTTGTACCTAATTAAATTCTAGAACATCTATTGCATTTTAAGATGTTATAAAATAAGGAATCTTAATGGTCACAAATATTCAAtggcctttgtttttttcctagatgTTTCTGTACCAAAGCAAAAaagtgcatatttttaaaaacgtTGCAAGAGTATACAATTTAAGTTTTCATAAATTTGactttgaaaacaacagaaattggCTTCCTAGGAACAAGACAGTTTGGCACAGGGTTAATCCATATACAGCAAAACCTAACTTGGACACTCAACCACATTTGTTTAATGGCAGCTTTTAATTAATGGCAATTAATCTGACCCACGTTACCTCGGCAAAACACATTTCTTGGCATtattcccttctcctcccccccTTTTCAACTGTTGGCAGATAGAAGTCCCTTCGAATACATCAAATGtgtcaaaaaggaaaaggcaaaccACAGTTGAGGTGATTAAGTGATTGCAACGCTGCAGATGCTAGTACTGAATCCCAGATACTCTGAAATAGTTTGTCTGGTATTAAACCAAATAGCTACTCTAACAACTCTCATTCATTCAAAAAGAGATTTCAATCCTGTCTTGCCAACTTGCTTCTATTACAGAAAGCCTCCCTACAACAGCATCATAAATGTATAGTAATTTAAATAGCTGACTGTTTCAAGCATTATGGATTTctgttctatttttaatttacattccTAATTAATTTGGCCAAATCATgattgtaaaacaaacaaacaaaaacatcaaaccCCAGAACACACCCaatataacaacaacaaaagatcCCACAGCAAATGCTCCAAAAATAAAAGTACCACATACAGTTATTATTAACAATAATATTCCAAGCAGTACCATTGTATTTAATACTGACGAAGCAAAGTTACCACAGTAATACCTTTGCTTCTTCTTggttatatacatatatgttcTTTCAGTATAAACCTAACTTCTCAGATGAAATGAGCAAAAATTAATCTTAAAGTCAAGAATGCCAGTTTAAAATTGAGTTAAGTGGCAAATACGAATCCATATAACtaaagatacaaaaatattCACTGAAGCATTGCTTAAAGACAAAACAATGTTGATCATTCAACTGATCATAACAAGCAGATACTACAAAGTATCTAAAAATAATCTGGGATAGTCCAGATATCTAAAGTGCTTTGAGTGATTAtaatagaaattatttattagATTTCTAGTCAAAAAGTGAGCTGGACCTAGccattactttttattaaaaaataacaagaaaaaaatcatacattGGATGATATAAATTGATCAGTACTTAACCACAACCTGTTCACATTTAAATTTTTCTATCTGTAGGcaaacttatttaaaaacaatgttGCTACCCTGCACTTtttagattaagaaaaaatacgTACCTTAAAAACAtcctaaagaaaatacatagtgGTCTAATGTCATGTCACTCCATATATTACTCACACCAAATGTAAACAAGAGGCACAACACAAGTTCCCTGATTTCTTCTTCAGTAAAAACATAACTAACACTGGTATCTGCTGTCCAGATTATTTGCAGCATACTGCATGATTTTGTAAGACTTCAGATGTAGATAAATCAAGTCCTGACAAAACctaatacaagaaaaaaagtcaaatgaaTTGAGTGTGAAGCTTCAGATCATTTCCATGTCATAGTATCTTGGGACTTCTATTTCAAGATCCATTATCAGCAGGGCAGGCACTCATGGTAAACTCATGTTTGCAGTGTATGTATTGAGAGATGTAATCCAACCAAATACCATGTGGACTTTCTTCCATGAAAAAAGCTTATTTGTTTAGAAAGTTCTTCCAATAAGACAACAATGGCAAAATGACATTTAGATTTATTCACACTGGTACCTCAAGAACCTGGAACTTCAAGTTcttcagcaaaatgagaataaaCCTTAAGACCAGATTTCCAAGTAAATATTTtgctattaaatattaaatagatTGTCAACGCAACTAGCTTTTGTGTTCATTCTTAAATACTTTGTAAAAATGCAtataatggatttttaaaaacaaaacaaacaaaaccaagaaacaaacaCTCAAGAAcatttccagtttctttttccATCCCAGTGTGCCTGTTTGCTTCGGTTAGGAAACCTTTCCAACAATTGgattttctctggaaaaaaaaaagtaaatatttttaaggttaACATTTGCTTTCTAGCTCTCATCatacaattttaatttattaagcAAACCTATTTTCTACATAATTTCTACCACTAATTGTGAAACTCCACGATTTGTGGAAAACCTCTAAATTGAAGTCAATTTCTCTTAACAACTCGGTTCAAATACTAAACTACACAAACCAAATTGGGGGTTggacattcttttttttctggtcaaTCAAGACTTACTGatgcaaaaaagaaatcagaaaacttGCTAGTGGTGTTCCATAGGTATCAGCCAGGAtagaagagaacaaaaagaacCTGTTCTGGAACACCAATGTACTTTaaaggacagattttttttaacttcaccAGAAGTAATATTTCTCATTGAGCATTGTAAGCAAATTACACACAGTAAAAACACTGCATGAAATACATGTTTCTGCAGtgtaatttttactgttttatataacttgatattttaattacttcttaactgaaatttgaaatttgggaaaaaaataatcagaaggtCGGCAGACAGTGAGGGATAAATCTGGTGTGTGCTTCAGAAGTTAAGTGTTAAGAAGTTAAGAGTTGTTGCACCCGATTATGGGAATCTCAGCAGGAACACAGATTAATCCTACACCAGAGGAACTTCTTTTAACAACTGGTAAAAAACTGCATTACTACAAATTATGTACCTGATTTTCTCCACGTCTCTGCATTGCCTAAATCTACCTTTAGTTTAACTAACTGTACCTCAACAAGCCTGGCCTTGTTCTGcgatttgttttttaaaaatacatatacatgtatgtcAAAAGTGCGTAAGATACTTACTCACTGCCATATTTAGCACTAGATGATCTCTTCATTTGATATTTTTCATGCCATTCATTCAGCTTTTCTACTGTATCTATTATCTGTTTAAGTGTATGAAAAGTTGCTACAGAATCTTCAATGGTGAAGTTAGAATAATCATCTGGTTCTTTCCGTGGACCTTGATAGACTGCTATACTTCCGCAAGCCTCTACAAAAGTTACCACAATTATCCCAATTAGAATTTCAATAATTAACAAACAGATCTAACTCTTACGTAAACAGTGATTTTGAAATTCTGAAACGTAAAGTTATTCTAGGTGATACATAAAATGGATTAAGACAAAAGCAGGAGACACAGTATCAACTGGATGTATTTACAGATCTGTGGCTTATTCTCTGCTGGTTGCGTTCGGCACCTTGAGCATGTGGCGCTCTGCTGGTCACAGTAACAGAAGCCTAATGCATTCCTGCAACTTGACCATGCTCAACAGAATTTACTCCATAGTCAGGAAAGGGAGAGCAAAGACAGAAGAGCAACCAGCTATAGCTGCAGTCTCTCTGTTTAGACTGTTAAGATATTCCATATATGCAAATTCAATTAGAACAACATGCATACCTGATGTCTGCTGTCAAGAAATGACTGAAGAATGTCTGACACCAGAGTACtaagacaacaaaaaaatgatCTGTGTCTCTTATTACTTTAAGGTAAATTCTTAAGACATCAAATTGATTAATGGGCCTAAAGAATTAGACCTGAATAATATCAGTatatttcttctgaattatTATTTAAGTACCTTCCAACTTCTGTAGTTTAGATATGTTGATAGTGAAAAGTGAGTaaattctttctgtctctctgtctccaTCAATCTCAATTTGAGTATCAGCAGGAACATCtctaaaaggtgaaaaaatagACAGGTGGTCAATGTAAGTCATTCTTGAAAGGTTTGAAAGTAAGTAAAACCCGACTGTTTTAATATACTTAGCCTTTCAATTTGTCTATTGCTTACAAACAGCTTCACAATTGCTACACAAACCAGCACATGTTCTGTAGAAACACGCATACAAAGTTTTGAAAGCAGTGAATACAACGATCctaaaaatcactttttccaACAGAACTTAGTATTCAGTAtgtcaagagaaaaatatttcaaaaaaaaaaaaaaatcaaagtaaggTTAATTGTTCTTAAATGTCAGTTAAAAAcctcttttaaaatgtcaaaatctACCATACTTATAAGAGGACAAGATACATTCCTAAACCAGAAGAGTTAAAAAAACCAGAAAGACAAAACCAACCCGAAGTTATTTAGTAATGGGAATCTGTTGACAAACCTAATGTAAGAATGAACTgaataacacagaaaaactattatatatattttcacaaAGTTATCTTGTAAGACTTATACTGAATTTTAGAGGACTGAGATCTTTAGTCTGTAATTTATGCAATGCACccagttaaggaaaaaaaaaataaaaagaccagAAACATCATTTTCAGAAATTAGCAATTTAAAAAAGGCATTAATGCATTATAagatgttgtttgttttcctgacatGCCTACAAAATACAAATGATTCgtcagaatctacatctaagaTTATTTAGCTGATTTTCCTAGTAcgctgtgttttaaaatacatgagGTTAAAATCAAAAAGTGACTGTATAAACCAAGACAATATCATTAGCAAGAGACAGACTTCCAGGCTGAGCCCTCTACAGCAACgtgtttaaattatttcatataGGTGACCTCCCCTGCCATGTTTCTGCGTTCAACTTGGCATCTAAATTAACTTGAACTATTAAATCTGTTATTCTGTGTGGAAAGAAATTAACCATTCAGTAGTTCCAATTTACAGACCGGACTGATTACCTTCACTTCACATGGTGGCTGACGAAGTAACAGACTTGGTAAAATCCATTCAAGTCAGGTCTTATTAGTAGGGCATGTTTTTAGTAGCACAACTTGCTGAAGCACACAGCAAAAGCCTTGCCTTCAGATTATCAAGTTCAAGAGCTAATCATATATTATTTGTCCAACAAAACACATGTATTTtcatttgagaagcaacttacGCAGTACAACGAGCACAGCCCACCGTGTTCTCTATTGTAGCCTTGCAGCAAAGCCAGCTCCcattcagaaaagcagaagggtGGTAAAAACTAAGCCTCTTCTGGTTGCATCTCGTTACTCGGCAAAGAGCTTCTATCCACTCACTAGCTTCTACACAGTTATTTGCCTGGATGTAGAGCGGCTTTTCTCCATGCAGTACTTGAAACATCTGTAGAAGGAACACAACATTATtctgctcaggaaaaaaactCCAGTTATTCAGCAACTTTGAATACATCAAAATAAGAGTTCAAAGCTCAGCCAattcaacaaaaccaaattaagaCAGAAAGTGCAAtaagggaaaaaggaagactTTTCACCTCTTGCATTTTACTACACAGCCCtatttaggaggaaaaaaaaaagctccctGTGTTCTGCCTACATCATTTCTTCAACCAAAAAAGAATCAGAACACGATGCATTTTCTGTACTTTTCATTCACGTTTCTTTAAGTGTGATCTCATCTTTGTTTCCCAATAGTAACAGAGGACCCCCAGAAGTCTCTCCTTTAGCAATCCTCAGCCTAAGTAACAGCCCTTCTTTTATCACTGCCTCAGAATTTTGGATTAAAATAACCATAGAAATACTCATGTGTTATGGGACCAAAATGAGGCCATGAGCACAGACAACTGTCTTGGCTGACGAAGGTAGCGTAGGAAGTTCTCAAAGGGGGCAAATACAAATTTGGTAATACTACTTTTCTAGTAGAACATAACATAATACATACTACTAACACCTTATATAAAAGTGCTTCGTAATAAGGTCAGAGTAGTTTTAACCTTCATTCCAGAAATTTGGAAAGGGGGGCTGAAGTCATAGAATCAGACAGAAAAGGTGCACAGATCCAAATCTCCAGGTTAAGTTCCACATTCAGAGTACTTGGAAATACTGCATACAGCTTTTTATTCCTGACCCAAAAAGGATGTTTTCTGAGGTGTTTAGTAATAGGGTTTCAGTAACTCTATAAGCTAATTaccattttatatttaaagaacACATCGATAATTACATATAAACTATCTTTTGACTCACATTTTTCTTGTTGAAGGAGTTCTCATCAAGTTTTTCTACTGCAAGGATGTTTTTGATTGGAATAGTGAAAATAGGTTCTTTATCTGTAAAAATTGCAAACAGATGAgtgaagcattttaaaaagaaccCTGATTTATAACCTCAGTGCACTGATTCTGTAGGTTAAGTTCTCAAAACGTGCATTTTTCTTACTGAGAAAAAGTGCACGAATCATAGACAGAAGCATTTGGTAATCAGGTAACTAAAACAACATATGTACTTTAGGTAAAGaaaattatgcattttaaaaagaataaatccGATGCAAATACTTAGtaaatattgagaaaaaaaataatcgtAAAATGAACATAATTTACCTTGCTGTTTGTGGTAGGTGAGTTCTCTACTTGTTAGACAGAACCACCGCTTCTTGAAATTCTTTTTACCAATCCGAGTCCTTCCCTGAGCTCTTTTGTACATTTCTCTGTAAAGAcagaatgaaatgaaatgcaacCATTAGTCTTCTGAAGAGCTTTCATAACCATTTCTTGAGACAACACATAATTGTTCATCATGCAGcaacattaaaaattacttaattgtagataaaaacaacaacaacaacaaaatctacTGGTTGTTCAAAAGAGATCCTCAAGACTACCTCTCAATATGGTGATTCCAGGGTTCCATAAACAGGAAAGGAGTTCAAAAAATATGCAATCCAGACTTTTGTTCGTAGCAGTAAATTTGGAGTAGGTACTTATATTCACATCTAGAACTCCACATTTTCCTAAAAGCAAGTAACGTGTATCCAACTGCAAGATTCTCTCTTTCCTACCACTTCCTACATGTGAATGTACTTGGCCTTATCTTGATCAGAAACTGAATATAAATGGAATGACACTGAACAGGACTCAATAGCATGGTTGGACACAAACTTTAAGTACACTCATTagcaacctttttttttgagCAATAGCCATGCATTTATAACACGGATTAGCTTCCCAAGTGCTATAACTAAATGTTGATCCACCACAATTGTCTCCTTTCTTTAGTATCTTAATCAGAGGtacccttcttccttgttttAACTTTGGACGATTGTTTCAGAGAAGAATCTTTACTTGCTATGAATCTGCTTCTTGGATAAATGCaatttcccccccctcccccccccataaatgttttttaattaattcatcAGCTATTCTTGATCAACACCAAAAAGAAAGTTCATCTCTTGGAGTGATTTGTACCTTAACTTTTATAAAAGCATTCTATCATTTACTGGTAAGTATTCCAATTACAGCGCAAATTTTTCTCCTACATTAAAGGCAGAACATTTAGCTGCTTGGGCTTAAACCACATGCAAAgtatttataaattaaattaacatgctctttttaaaatacacttcacAATCCTGAATAAACAATCACAGAGAACACACTGAATTGCAACAGGAATGCAGACAGGCTTTAATAGGTTTTAAGCCgctttaaagtttttttctgaagtatttaaaagatgagTTACGAAATTTTACAGCTGTTGGTTTAAACTAATACCGCAAACTAACAAAGAATTATCACAAATTACTAACATAATGATTTCTACAGtatataaaacattttcatgagCATTAATCTGACATTGgcatgaaggaagaaaaagtaaaatcaatTCTGTTTTGCACTATAGAGATTCAAGATGTATTTACCCTTCTTTTAGATGCACTGGCTCACTCAGGCCACTGGGCTCTTTACTTTCAGTAGAGGAAACATCATCTAAGAACTTAAGGAAAAATACACAGGGAATATACACTATTCGGAAACAAAGAACAACCAAAagctattttgaaaatatatatgcaCAGTTTCTCCCGTAACAGAACAAATACGTTATGCAacagatgaaatgaaaatatattgcaGGGACTTGGAACAATGTAACAAAGGATGCCCATAGGCCACacaaggtttttttaaataatttcctaaACAGCAGATCTAACAAagtctgattaaaaaaaattatacttttttttcaaactcaaTTAGCTTAGTCCACCATGTATAAATCTTGTGTATTTAATTGTAgtggactttaaaaaaaatagtctgaAGTGGACCacaattgttctttttctctctagtAGAAAATTGACCAGTAACACAGCCTTCTAACAATTCAGACTGATCAGATACATCAacgataaaaaaaaatctagttgaAAGATACCTTTTTCACAGATTCAgtaaatttttcttcttgaaatgttttgaaaaactcACACATAAACGTCTCCTTGAAACTTGACTGAAAGAAAAGGCATATTGACATAAATAAGCTTTTAAAGAACATTAtctatgaaataagaaagaattttagTAGTCTTACAAGTTTGCTTTTGGTCAAACTTCCCCAACTCCCCAAGGTCTGGATGGCTTTTGATATAAGAGTTAATGTTCTAGAAGTCTGTGCATcctgaaataaacaaaattcaGAAGTCACATTTTTTCATAGTTCCAGGTAaaactttgatttaaaaatgaaaatattacacAATGTAGTAAATGTGACATATAttcattccttttcttcttatcCCAAAGATAAGCATATGCAAAATATTGTCTTCTATCAGCACTTGTGCTTTgtgaatatatgtatattttagaaGATGCTGCAGCATGTTCAGTATTTTACTCACTACCACTAGAATTTAATGTagtacttggaaaaatatttttacctaCAAATCATCTCAAACCTTGTAACTGTTACTACACATCTAATACTTCTGAACTATTCAAAACTTAACGCTAAACATAATGAACAATTGCTGGACAAATGGCAGAAATTTTCATAATACAAAGTGAACTTGAAACTTGGTCTTTAAGGGTTTTGACCAATATATTTGCTAGCTCGCTGCTTGCATTTCGGTACAGGATTATAAACACCCACAGAAAGGGGCCTTgctgtttcctttaaaatgtttaacCCTCGAGCAATAAAATCCTGTAAACCTTTTCCTTAATAAACTGGATAATGTCAAATGAATGAATTTGAATacgttgattttttttttctttcaagagcaCAACACACTTAAGGAGATAAAATAAGATAACTTCTAGAGCAGCAGAGTTCATTCTctattctgtattttatgtgaAAACAATACAGTATTTTTGTCTTATCTCCATATTCCTCTCTTTTAGGTTTATTTGGTCatggtgtgtttttgtgtttggttggttggttttggttttttgtttttaaaattcatatcTACTTGAcaatttgaaaactgaaaatggaaGATTTGGCAACCCACTGCAACTAGTCGAGTCCAGAATAGATACGCGGACTAATTACTGGATAACTCTAAAAAATAGATTTCCATTTGTGATTTAAAGTGACATCTGGATATTTAACTTCCACACTGAAAGTAACCAATGCAGTTTAGACATATGCCTTAAAGAACCCTCAGTCATGCTGCTGTTCTAACAAAGCAGCACATTCCCAAAAAAGGCACAGCGTCTTTAATATCAATAGCTCTTCTATATCATTTGAAAACACTTCATAAAGACTAAAAATTTAATGCTTCAAGAACTGCAAATGTCTTAATTCCTCGGGTGAGGTATAATATTGAAAACTCAAGCTATAGACATTCAATAATCTTGTTTCCCAGTTACAGACCCACTGAAGTAACTTATGCTTTCCCAGATAAACAGATCCAACAGTTatgaataaaacagaacaaagcttCACAAAACTTACTGGATGGTGAGGTCGTAAATGAAAAGTATGAGGTGAGACTACGGCTACAGCAAAGAAACGAAGAAACACAAAGCTGCTCACTGCAGAATACTGTACATGAGGGtcatctgcagagaaaaacCATGAAATGTAACATGCACTAAACTTAACAGGAAATAATGAAGACAGTCAACATAAAAGTCCTTATGAAGATAACATCAGAAGagacatttatattttaaaacagaatagaAATGGTACATGAAATGAGAAAGGTGACCATGGTAAGAGATGTTCTACTTATAAAGGAGGGtttatttctctgaaaagaAGTTCTGTTCTATAAAACTGGCTCATCAGCTCCACTACTAGGAATGATGAGATTATTGCAAGCATCTACATACAGAGTTAATTAAGTACAGCTGTATGCATGTTGAACCCAGAGAGAAAATACTGTAGGAGTTGCCTTTTAACACTAAGGCTGTTGGGTTTATTCACCCATAAAGCCCAAAACAGATCAATTCAAATACATTAATGCCGCACAACAAATTCAGTCAACTCATTTGAACAACTTTTAACTCAAATTCTGAGATCCATCATAAAACCATAGTGGTTTTGATGCTGTAAATGAGAATTTTCTCATGTAATATCATTTACACCTTTACACTAGGAGATATAGTGGGATCACATTCTTACTCCACTGACCATTTCAGTGTGATCTGTGGGGGAAGTTGGCTACTGCAAAAGGACTGGCTTAACTTGAGGAATTTATGGCATCACTTCCAGTGACAAAAGTGAATCAGAGAAAGGCTCCAGATTATGAGAAGTACATTCTTCATTTGTAGCTTATTATATGACAGTTCAGATTTTAATTGACTGAAAGATAAGGGTATTTCAGGCCCACCACACTATTGCTATATTAAAACCAttctgaaagaataaaacaattctAATACTGGCCACATTACAAatgcattaaatattttacattttccatCCTCTCCAAAACTACCTGTAAGTAGTAAATCTATGGTTCTGGTAAAGCTATCTTCACAGAAGTTCTGAATGTACTAGTCACTATTAACACAGTTGCACTTTATGTAGTTAAGGTGCACATACCgaatttattttcaagtttaCATCTTGCTTCCTTAGAAGCAATGAAGAGATCAGCTCTTCCAAATTTTATGTCTCTTTCAAGTAAACCACTTCTTTTATTACTTTGCGCTTTTCTTCTATTATACTTTTGTTGGTGAGTTCTTATTTGCTGCTGTATTGCAATGTTTCTGGCCAGCTACATTTTCAtatcagaaaatacaaaactctTGCTGATTGACCACAAGgctttattattaatataagttacagactgacagaaaaaacaaatgcctGATTGTCAAGGTAAGAAGTTCAGGGCACAGCTTTGGACAA
The sequence above is a segment of the Columba livia isolate bColLiv1 breed racing homer chromosome 9, bColLiv1.pat.W.v2, whole genome shotgun sequence genome. Coding sequences within it:
- the RASA2 gene encoding ras GTPase-activating protein 2 isoform X4; the protein is MVKILPHWNRNDQKKTKVKKKTSNPQFNETFYFEVTRSSSYTKKSQFQVEEEDIEKLEVRVDLWNNGNLVQDVFLGEIKVPVKVLRNDSFQAWYLLQPRENGNKSSKTDDLGSLRLNICYTEDCVLPSEYYTSLRNLLLKSSDVQPISASAAYILSEVCRDKYDAVLPLVRLLLHHHKLVPFIAAVAELDLKDTQEANTVFRGNTLATRCVDEMMKIVGKHYLKVTLKPVIDEICESPKPCEIDPIKLREGDNVEINMENLRYYVDKVFREIVRSSISCPTLMCDVFYSLRHLAAKRFPNDPHVQYSAVSSFVFLRFFAVAVVSPHTFHLRPHHPDAQTSRTLTLISKAIQTLGSWGSLTKSKLSSFKETFMCEFFKTFQEEKFTESVKKFLDDVSSTESKEPSGLSEPVHLKEGEMYKRAQGRTRIGKKNFKKRWFCLTSRELTYHKQQDKEPIFTIPIKNILAVEKLDENSFNKKNMFQVLHGEKPLYIQANNCVEASEWIEALCRVTRCNQKRLSFYHPSAFLNGSWLCCKATIENTVGCARCTADVPADTQIEIDGDRETERIYSLFTINISKLQKLEEACGSIAVYQGPRKEPDDYSNFTIEDSVATFHTLKQIIDTVEKLNEWHEKYQMKRSSSAKYGSEENPIVGKVS